The Mangrovivirga cuniculi genomic sequence GGAAGACACCCGTGTTGATCCCGGGCAGTCTTATGAATTATATCGCCATATAAAAACCAGAACCGACACACCTGTAAGGTTGGTTCTCTATCCGGGAGAAGGACATGGAAATCGAAATTCCACAGCAAGGTATGATTACAATCTCAGAATGCTAAGGTGGTTTGACACTTATCTAAGAGGATCTGATAATAAAATGCCAGAAGTGACATTAGAAACAAAATAATTCTGGAAAGGCTGCGCTTAATTGGGCAGCCTTTTTTCATTAATGCATCTATACGCTAAAACTTAAAATAACGTTTAATTGTATAATCTAAAACATGCCCCAAAATGAAAACTTTCTTCCTCAAATTGAAGCATTGGCAACTATTCATGATTATATATGGTGTGCCATTCATTTTCCAGATATTATTTGCCGGGTTCATTATAATTCTTGCCGCAAATGATGTAGAGCCCGATTTCCAAAATCTCTTTTTATGGTTCGTGCTGTTGCCCATATTTTCCTTGATACCACTTTTAGGTTCCTTAGGATGGTATTGGTCTGTTGGAACCGGATTGCAAGATAAAATCCCAGAAAAAGATCAAATGAGTACCGGATTTTTTAAGATAACGGTGATTTTTCCTTTAATCTACTTTACACTGGTATTAATCGGTATATCGGTATTGGCTTCTCTGAATTTTCTTTCCGGAATAGAACCAGGGCCTGAAATACTATTTTTTATCATACCGCTTCACTTATTTATGGCCTTTTGCTTATTCTACAATATGTATTTCGTTGCCAAAACTTATAAAAGCATTGAATTACAAAGGAGGGCTACAGCATCGGAGTATCTTGGTGAATTTTTCCTGATCTGGTTTTTCTTTCTCGGTGTCTGGTTTATCCAGCCAAAGATTAATGACCTTGAAAAAGGAGAAAATCCATTTATGCCGCTGGCAAAGATTATAAGAGATTATACAAAATAAATCATGAAAAGGCTTCATTTATTTGAATTTGAAGATCAGTCATGGTTTCCGGGATGGTTAAGGGAATGTCTTACCCGGTTGATCAACGTTTTGCATAAGCTGGTAAATACTGAAGAACTACTCACTAAGGAGATTCAGAAGCTACTGGATCAAACTAATTATAAAAATATTGTCGACTTGTGTTCCGGAAGTGGTGGCCCAATGCCAGAAGTATATAAAAAGCTTAACAAAGATGATAAAATCAGTATTACATTAACTGACCTGTATCCTGATAAAATAACTGCTGGAAAAATAAACTCATTGGGTTCAGGCTTATATTATCATAAAGAACCTATTGATGCGACACAAGCTATTGAACTTAAAGGAGTAAAAACAATGATCAGTTCCTTCCATCATATGAAACCCATGAAGGCTTTAGAAATACTAAAAATATCACAAGATAAAAAACAACCCATTTTAATCTATGAAATAAGTGATAATAGCTTTCCTTCATTTTTATGGTGGATAGTGATACCCATAAATATAATTACCTGTTTAATCATAACACCAATGGCGAGACCCATGACCTGGCAACAATTGGTATTTACATACCTGATTCCGATCATTCCGATATGTTTCGCCTGGGATGGTGCTGTTTCAAACGCCAGAACATATACCGATAGCGACTTGAAATTATTGCTGAGCAATCTTCCAAAGAATAATTATCGATGGAACATCTTTAAACTGGGAGAAAAACAGAAGAAAATAATTCTAACAGGAATTCCTTTGAATTGAAAGTTGAGATAAATTTCCCTTTGAATTTGTATACAAATTGTGTTACTTCTATATCAAATCAATTAAATAAATTTTGAGAAAAACCAGAGTTTTAGCAGCTGCAAATATGCTCGTCTTGTTAGGTACGATTTATTGGAATTATTTTTCCAACACCGGCATGATCAATGGTAACACGGTCGGGTCAGTAAGCCAGAAATATTACAGTTTATTCACTCCTGCAGGATACGCATTCGCGATATGGGGTATTATCTATTTTGCTTTATTTGTTCAGGCTTGCTATCTGATTTATAAAAGTGTAACAAAGGATGAAGATGCTTTTATAAAAAAGCTTGTACCCTATATGGTCGCTGCTAACATAGCTAATTGCTTCTGGATATATTTCTGGTTAAAAGAAATGACCGGAATATCTATTCTTGTCATGATCGTGATACTGATTGCACTGCTCGCTGCTGTTATTAAATTAAATATGGAACGTTGGGATGCTCCTGTTCCCTATATGGCCGCTGTCTGGTGGCCTACTGATCTTTACGCCGGTTGGATCAGTGTAGCATTGATAGCCAATGTGGCCGCTCACCTAAAAGGTATAGGCTGGGAAGCTGTCTTTTCAGAAATAACCTGGACTATTATAATGATTGGTATCGCTACTGCCATATATCTTTTTATGATTTTCAAAAGAAATATGAGGGAATTTGCAGCTGTAGGCATCTGGGCATTTATTGCAATCGCTGTAAGGCATTGGGATACTTACATATCAATTAAGTGGGCTGCGTTAGCAGGGGCTTTTATTATTTTATTTGCAGCATCGTATCATGCCTATAAAAACAGACATACCTTGCCATTCGTTAATTAACTTTTCTATAAATCTCAATAATTCAATTATACCTATTTCAAGCGTAGAAAAAGGAAAAAATAACATTTATCACAGGATAAATATGATTTTTTAATTGCTATTTAGCTGTGAAGCTTGAAATTTTTCAATAAAATCTTTCTTTTAATCAAAAATATTTATAGTTTCAAAATATTGAGCCAGAAAACTAATAAACGAAATAAATAAAGATCCAATTAGGTTGGATCTATTGTAAAAAAATAATTGAGCTAAAATTAAAAAGTAAAATTCGGGAGCTAGCAATTACCCGCTGAAGGAAATGACTTTCAGTGGGTAATTCTAATTAAACTTCAAATAAAAATTGTACTAAATAAAGCTGGGTACAATGTAAGCTTTAAATTCCAATTATAACTTTTAATTATTCTATGATCACACGGGTCATAATTTGTTATGAATAAAAAAGTCATTAAACTAATATTGGTTTGCGTTTTATGCTTTTTGATTATTTATACATTGGTAATAATTATTCAAACATTAATTATTTAATTCATCATAATTGAAATAAAAATAATGAAATTTGAATTAAGTAATTTCAAGAGGGATTAAACATTTTTTTAAAACCTGTCAAATTATTATCGAATTAATAAAGATTAACAGATTATCGCCGGTGCACTTTTAAATCAAAGTAACCACAAGTAGTTTTACGTAATATTTTTGAGCTATGAATTTTTTATCCAAACAAATCACTTTAATCTTTTTGATCTCAGGATTGGTTCTCTCGTGTGGCAACAAGGATAACGATCCTTCGCCGGCAGAACAATTAGAAAGAAAAATCACATCAGAGAACTGGAAAATTACTTCATTTATCGATTCCGGAGATGAAAAAACCAGCAATTACACCGGTTATTTCTTCGTTTTTGGAAATGACGGAGCTCTGTCTGCCAGCAACGGTATAAATTCATTTTCCGGAACCTGGAGTATCATTACAAATCCGAGTGATGGAGATGATGACAGGCTTGAAGAGCTGGATATTGAAATAAGCTTTTCAGTTGAAAATGAATTTGATGATTTAACGGATGTGTGGGACATTTTTTATGAAAGCACTACAAGAATTGACCTGGGTGATGAAAGCAACAGCAATGAATCATTAAGATTTGAAAATTTGTAAATAACATAAATACACGTAATTAACGGTTAGCAGTATAATAATTGCTAACCGTTTTTTATTGCAATCTATTTACATTTGTTAAATTAAGCCTAGAACCTAAACCAATACCAATTGTGGCTGATAATTATTCATTCAAAAACATCTCATTACAAAAAGGAAAAATTGCCATCGTCACCGGGGCTAATGTAGGTCTTGGTAAAGAAACCTGCTCTTTCTTTCTCGAAAAGAAAATAAAAGTAATAATGGCTTGCCGCAACCCGGAAAAAGCAGAAAAAGCCAAAGAAGAATTACAAAAGCGACATTCGGATGGTGAAATCGAAATCATGGAAATAGATCTTGCTGATCTCGATTCTGTCAGCTCCTTTACACGGAGTTTTCATTTAAAATATGATCGCCTGGATTTTCTGATCAATAATGCCGGGGTGATGTTTCCACCTTATCAAACAACAGTCCAGGGGTTTGAACTTCAATTTGGAGTAAATTACCTGGCACATTTTAAATTAACCTCACTTCTTTACGATCTTTTATCTAAAACGGAAGGTTCAAGAGTGGTAACATTGAGTAGTTTAGCTCACGCATGGGGTGACATTTACTTTGACGATCTAAATTTCCTCAGAGGATATGATAAAAGAAAGGCTTACAGTCAAAGCAAGCTTGCATGCCTAATGTTCGCATACGAATTACAACGCAGAATTGATAAAAAGGGAAATTTATCACCTTCATCGCTTGCAGCTCATCCAGGCATTTCATCGACCAATCTGGGAAGACATTTGCCCGGTTTTGTGCAATCCGTTTTTAATACAATTGGTCCGGTGGTATTTAACTCATCCAGGCAGGGAGCTGAACCTATAGTTAGGGCAGCATTAGATCCTAATGGAAAAGGCGGGGAATATTATGGTCCTTCAGGTTTAAAAGAATATAGTGGCAAACCGGTAAAAGTGGACTCCAACGACATTTCTAAAGATAAATTTAAAGCAAACCGACTGTGGGATGTATCAGAGCAACTCACGAACACTTCCTTTAAACCCTAAAACAAAGAAATCTAATGTTTTCAAAACCCCTATAATTATGTCTGATAATAAACAGTTTGATCACAGTAAATTTACTGTCAAATCTATCGTTGATACTAAGATACCTGATGTATATGAACTTTGGACAACACCTGCAGGACTGGAAAAATGGTTTTTAAGAAAAGCAGAATTTGTCAAACCCGACGGAACTTTTCGAAAATCTAATGAACATATTGAGGAAGGTGACACTTATCGATGGCTGTGGCATGGTTATCCTGATAAAGTTGTTGAACATGGCAAGATCCTCAAATTGAACGGGAAAAATGAATTGAAGTTTACCTTTGGAAAGGCAGGTACTGTAACGGTGAAGATAGGCATTGAAGAAAATACAACTATTATTACTTTGACCCAGGAGGATATCCCTCCCGTTGAAGAATCAGTTATTAATTATCATGTGGAATGTAAAACAGGATGGACCTTTTACCTGGCCAATTTGAATTCCTTCGTTCAGGGTGGCGTTGATCTCCGGAATAAAAATCAGAAACTCAATCTTGAATAATCTTTTTTAAACAAATATGCAGGATTAGCGTATATTTGTTTAAACAAAAATAATATGAAGAAAAAAGTAAAAGCGATACACACCGGAATATACGATCCTATTGCAGACCTTAAAACATGGAGAGCAATGCCTACACAGGATATTAATAACCTGGATCCGTTTTTATTTTTAAATCATCACGGTCCACAAAAATATGGCCCTGACAATAATGGCTTACCATTTGGTCCTCATCCCCATCGAGGCTTCGAAACACTGACATTTGTATTGCAAGGAGATATTACCCATAAAGATTCTGTAAGTGGTGAAAGTGTGATCAATGCAGG encodes the following:
- a CDS encoding META domain-containing protein — translated: MNFLSKQITLIFLISGLVLSCGNKDNDPSPAEQLERKITSENWKITSFIDSGDEKTSNYTGYFFVFGNDGALSASNGINSFSGTWSIITNPSDGDDDRLEELDIEISFSVENEFDDLTDVWDIFYESTTRIDLGDESNSNESLRFENL
- a CDS encoding oxidoreductase, coding for MADNYSFKNISLQKGKIAIVTGANVGLGKETCSFFLEKKIKVIMACRNPEKAEKAKEELQKRHSDGEIEIMEIDLADLDSVSSFTRSFHLKYDRLDFLINNAGVMFPPYQTTVQGFELQFGVNYLAHFKLTSLLYDLLSKTEGSRVVTLSSLAHAWGDIYFDDLNFLRGYDKRKAYSQSKLACLMFAYELQRRIDKKGNLSPSSLAAHPGISSTNLGRHLPGFVQSVFNTIGPVVFNSSRQGAEPIVRAALDPNGKGGEYYGPSGLKEYSGKPVKVDSNDISKDKFKANRLWDVSEQLTNTSFKP
- a CDS encoding SRPBCC family protein, with amino-acid sequence MSDNKQFDHSKFTVKSIVDTKIPDVYELWTTPAGLEKWFLRKAEFVKPDGTFRKSNEHIEEGDTYRWLWHGYPDKVVEHGKILKLNGKNELKFTFGKAGTVTVKIGIEENTTIITLTQEDIPPVEESVINYHVECKTGWTFYLANLNSFVQGGVDLRNKNQKLNLE